One window of the Montipora foliosa isolate CH-2021 chromosome 4, ASM3666993v2, whole genome shotgun sequence genome contains the following:
- the LOC137999343 gene encoding uncharacterized protein — MLSLRASKDTNAEPPAKQKSTGRDEKPTDSQSHITRSKANCQKNKTNLHEPTSTVPLAGYRICDFGKLQKDLDKCQFCDQGPLSLFNVMAEKKFGISSTFAIQCSICSQTNHISTSKQHRAGSRGPKAFDANTRVALAALDNGIGFSHVNSILTALDIPNMTRKTYKVREREVGKIAEGVAKATCKVMFDKECELVKENGGTVDTDGLLPLSVSYDMGWSKRGRAHNSLTGHGAVMGSLTGKALDFTTRNKFCRTCQSASQTGGNPKPHDCRVNHQTSSKSMEPLGAVELFKRAPVQSNNPAKYAVFIGDDDCSTLSKIREEVVYHVEKWSDTVHAKRTLINHLHKLKCETSFPRGESALSNKVIDYLGKCFSYSVAQNAGNTDGMQKAIRLIVPHAFGNHEHCLESWCGYKQDPTSYKHRDLPFGKDLVGESLKRSLEEVFEIYSSENVIKKLAHNASSQRNESLNSTIGSKNPKIRFYGGSESADQRVACSVAQKNMGKQYLLNVLQSANINPGCTMTSQVSKMDYERKQDQLRKQSKDFKKKRKQLRNVRSSKDSRLESRDGTVYESGSTLSLDPEVIIAASIQKAEIYQFEQQVPQFCFRKPRRYQTFNPGFEYNFVIYDTETNCGGKKAELVELSAFCHGTGDSFTKFVLPQHDINIYVSNINKFRIASFGNERVLHRNGFALQTVSLPECLLSFANFLKSTSATIKNATSKPVKILLIGHNANAFDTPLLIRSIAKYTETEPKFKELDLLFADSLVLIRHLLKENNQLLRKTDGSIPKVNLRDIYKCLFQSEFDNSHQGLADVMALDKVLFQSKLELTTEQIVNNSNTMILSTVQEDVQYLDKAHERLLTFNNRLYDDSDNSIIKKSLAKKLADSGLSFSDLRKLYSSTGPRGVAALLANPPSTSKGKSPRGTKCCITLQKIINFLKTLT; from the exons ATGCTTTCCTTACGTGCGAGTAAGGATACAAATGCCGAACCTCCAGCGAAACAAAAAAGCACTGGAAGAGACGAGAAACCAACAGATAGCCAG AGCCACATCACCAGGAGCAAGGCCAATTGCCAAAAGAACAAGACTAATCTTCATGAACCTACTTCAACAGTGCCCTTGGCAGGATACAGAATTTGTGACTTTGGAAAACTTCAAAAAGATCTTGACAAATGCCAATTCTGTGACCAAG GACCACTTTCTTTGTTCAATGTTATGGCTGAAAAGAAGTTTGGTATTTCAAGCACTTTTGCTATTCAGTGCAGTATCTGTTCCCAGACAAACCACATTTCAACCAGCAAACAACACCGTGCAGGTTCCAGGGGACCCAAAGCATTTGATGCCAACACAAGAGTAGCTTTAGCTGCACTTGACAACGGTATTGGTTTTTCCCATGTCAACTCAATCTTAACAGCCCTTGACATACCAAATATGACTAGGAAAACATACAAGGTAAGAGAGCGCGAGGTTGGGAAGATAGCGGAAGGGGTGGCAAAGGCAACATGCAAAGTGATGTTTGATAAGGAATGTGAACTGGTGAAGGAAAACGGCGGCACTGTGGATACTGATGGTCTCTTACCCTTGTCTGTATCATATGACATGGGATGGTCCAAACGAGGTCGTGCACACAATTCCCTGACAGGTCATGGTGCGGTAATGGGCTCATTAACTGGGAAAGCACTGGACTTTACAACTAGAAACAAATTCTGTCGAACATGCCAGTCTGCCAGTCAAACTGGAGGCAATCCTAAACCTCATGATTGCAGAGTTAACCATCAAACATCATCAAAATCAATGGAACCCCTAGGTGCAGTTGAATTATTTAAGAGAGCACCAGTACAGAGCAACAACCCTGCAAAGTATGCAGTGTTTATTGGTGATGATGATTGCTCAACACTGTCAAAAATAAGAGAAGAAGTTGTTTATCATGTGGAAAAATGGTCTGATACTGTGCATGCTAAGCGAACATTAATTAACCATTTGCACAAATTGAAATGTGAAACATCGTTCCCCCGGGGTGAATCAGCATTATCAAACAAAGTCATAGATTACTTAGGAAAATGTTTCAGCTATAGTGTAGCACAGAATGCAGGGAACACCGATGGTATGCAAAAGGCAATAAGGTTAATTGTTCCTCATGCCTTTGGGAATCACGAACACTGCTTAGAATCCTGGTGTGGGTACAAACAAGACCCAACAAGCTACAAACACAGGGACTTACCCTTTGGTAAAGATCTTGTAGGAGAAAGCCTGAAAAGATCACTGGAagaagtttttgaaatttatagTAGTGAAAATGTCATCAAGAAGCTAGCACACAATGCATCTTCACAAAGAAATGAAAGCCTGAACAGTACTATAGGTTCCAAAAACCCCAAAATACGTTTTTATGGAGGTAGCGAGAGTGCCGACCAGAGAGTGGCATGTTCTGTTGCACAGAAAAATATGGGTAAACAATATCTCTTGAATGTTTTGCAATCAGCAAATATTAACCCGGGGTGCACCATGACAAGTCAGGTTTCGAAAATGGATTATGAAAGGAAGCAAGACCAACTTCGGAAACAAAGCAAGGATTTCAAGAAAAAGCGAAAGCAGCTTAGAAATGTGCGTTCTAGCAAGGACAGTAGACTTGAATCACGAGATGGAACTGTGTACGAGTCAGGCAGTACTTTATCCCTGGATCCTGAAGTAATAATTGCTGCTAGcattcaaaaagctgaaatctATCAGTTTGAACAACAAGTACCCCAGTTTTGCTTTAGGAAACCTAGAAGATACCAGACATTTAACCCTGGTTTTGAATACAACTTTGTCATTTAcgacacagaaacaaattgTGGTGGCAAAAAAGCCGAGCTCGTCGAATTATCTGCTTTTTGTCACGGCACTGGCGATTCGTTTACGAAATTTGTCTTGCCTCAACATGATATTAATATATATGTAAGTAATATCAACAAGTTTCGCATTGCATCGTTCGGCAATGAACGCGTACTCCACAGAAATGGTTTCGCTTTACAAACCGTTTCTCTTCCAGAATGTTTACTGTCTTTCGCTAACTTCCTGAAATCCACAAGTGCCACAATCAAAAACGCAACATCAAAACCTGTAAAAATATTGCTCATAGGACACAACGCAAACGCATTTGACACACCATTGCTCATACGAAGCATCGCCAAGTATACAGAAACGGAACCCAAATTCAAAGAACTGGACTTGCTATTCGCGGACAGTTTAGTCTTGATCAGGCATCTTCTAAAGGAAAACAACCAGTTGCTCCGTAAAACAGATGGATCGATTCCAAAAGTAAACCTGCGAGATATCTACAAGTGTCTATTTCAGAGCGAATTTGATAATTCCCATCAAGGCTTAGCCGATGTCATGGCTTTAGACAAAGTGTTGTTTCAGTCAAAACTCGAATTGACAACAGAACAAATCGTGAACAAcagtaacacgatgattctgtcAACAGTCCAGGAAGATGTCCAGTATCTTGACAAAGCCCACGAAAGACTTCTCACGTTCAACAACAGGCTCTACGACGACTCTGATAATTCAATCATCAAGAAAAGTCTTGCTAAAAAACTTGCAGACTCTGGTTTGTCATTTTCTGACTTGAGGAAACTGTATTCGTCGACTGGACCACGAGGTGTCGCTGCTCTGCTGGCAAATCCGCCTTCGACATCCAAAGGAAAATCGCCACGAGGTACCAAGTGCTGCATAACATTGCAGAAGATAATCAACTTCCTCAAGACATTAACTTGA
- the LOC137998905 gene encoding uncharacterized protein, whose amino-acid sequence MAEKKFGISSTFAIQCSICSQTNHISTSKQHRAGSRGPKAFDANTRVALAALDNGIGFSHVNSILTALDIPNMTRKTYKVREREVGKIAEGVAKATCKVMFDKECELVKENGGTVDTDGLLPLSVSYDMGWSKRGRAHNSLTGHGAVMGSLTGKALDFTTRNKFCRTCQSASQTGGNPKPHDCRVNHQTSSKSMEPLGAVELFKRAPVQSNNPAKYAVFIGDDDCSTLSKIREEVVYHVEKWSDTVHAKRTLINHLHKLKCETSFPRGESALSNKVIDYLGKCFSYSVAQNAGNTDGMQKTIRLIVPHAFGNHEHCLESWCGYKQDPTSYKHRDLPFGKDLVGESLKRSLEEVFEIYSSENVIKKLAHNASSQRNESLNSTIGSKNPKIRFYGGSESADQRVACSVAQKNMGKQYLLNVLQSANINPGCTMTSQVSKMDYERKQDQLRKQSKDFKKKRKQLRNVRSSKDSRLESRDGTVYESGSTLSLDPEVIIAASIQKAEIYQFEQQVPQFCFRKPRRYQTFNPGFEYNFVIYDTETNCGGKKAELVELSAVCHGTGDSFTKFVLPQHDINIYVSNINKFRIASFGNERVLHRNGFALQTVSLPECLLSFANFLKSTSATIKNATSKPVKILLIGHNANAFDTPLLIRSIAKYTETEPKFKELDLLFADSLVLIRHLLKENNQLLRKTDGSIPKVNLRDIYKCLFQSEFDNSHQGLADVMALDKVLFQSKLELTTEQIVNNSNTMILSTVQEDVQYLDKAHERLLTFNNRLYDDSDNSIIKKSLAKKLADSGLSFSDLRKLYSSTGPRGVAALLANPPSTSKGKSPRGTKCCITLQKIINFLKTLT is encoded by the coding sequence ATGGCTGAAAAGAAGTTTGGTATATCAAGCACTTTTGCTATTCAGTGCAGTATCTGTTCCCAGACAAACCACATTTCAACCAGCAAACAACACCGTGCAGGTTCCAGGGGACCCAAAGCATTTGATGCCAACACAAGAGTAGCTTTAGCTGCACTTGACAACGGTATTGGTTTTTCCCATGTCAACTCAATCTTAACAGCCCTTGACATACCAAATATGACTAGGAAAACATACAAGGTAAGAGAGCGCGAGGTTGGGAAGATAGCGGAAGGGGTGGCAAAGGCAACATGCAAAGTGATGTTTGATAAGGAATGTGAACTGGTGAAGGAAAACGGCGGCACTGTGGATACTGATGGTCTCTTACCCTTGTCTGTATCATATGACATGGGATGGTCCAAACGAGGTCGTGCACACAATTCCCTGACAGGTCATGGTGCGGTAATGGGCTCATTAACTGGGAAAGCACTGGACTTTACAACCAGAAACAAATTCTGTCGAACATGCCAGTCTGCCAGTCAAACTGGAGGCAATCCTAAACCTCATGATTGCAGAGTTAACCATCAAACATCATCAAAATCAATGGAACCCCTAGGTGCAGTTGAATTATTTAAGAGAGCACCAGTACAGAGCAACAACCCTGCAAAGTATGCAGTGTTTATTGGTGATGATGATTGCTCAACACTGTCAAAAATAAGAGAAGAAGTTGTTTATCATGTGGAAAAATGGTCTGATACTGTGCATGCTAAGCGAACATTAATTAACCATTTGCACAAATTGAAATGTGAAACATCGTTCCCCCGGGGTGAATCAGCATTATCAAACAAAGTCATAGATTACTTAGGAAAATGTTTCAGCTATAGTGTAGCACAGAATGCAGGGAACACCGATGGTATGCAAAAGACAATAAGGTTAATTGTTCCTCATGCCTTTGGGAATCACGAACACTGCTTAGAATCCTGGTGTGGGTACAAACAAGACCCAACAAGCTACAAACACAGGGACTTACCCTTTGGTAAAGATCTTGTAGGAGAAAGCCTGAAAAGATCACTGGAagaagtttttgaaatttatagTAGTGAAAATGTCATCAAGAAGCTAGCACACAATGCATCTTCACAAAGAAATGAAAGCCTGAACAGTACTATAGGTTCCAAAAACCCCAAAATACGTTTTTATGGAGGTAGCGAGAGTGCCGACCAGAGAGTGGCATGTTCTGTTGCACAGAAAAATATGGGTAAACAATATCTCTTGAATGTTTTGCAATCAGCAAATATTAACCCGGGGTGCACCATGACAAGTCAGGTTTCGAAAATGGATTATGAAAGGAAGCAAGACCAACTTCGGAAACAAAGCAAGGATTTCAAGAAAAAGCGAAAGCAGCTTAGAAATGTGCGTTCTAGCAAGGACAGTAGACTTGAATCACGAGATGGAACTGTGTACGAGTCAGGCAGTACTTTATCCCTGGATCCTGAAGTAATAATTGCTGCTAGcattcaaaaagctgaaatctATCAGTTTGAACAACAAGTACCCCAGTTTTGCTTTAGGAAACCTAGAAGATACCAGACATTTAACCCTGGTTTTGAATACAACTTTGTCATTTAcgacacagaaacaaattgTGGTGGCAAAAAAGCCGAGCTCGTCGAATTATCTGCTGTTTGTCACGGCACTGGCGATTCGTTTACGAAATTTGTCTTGCCTCAACATGATATTAATATATATGTAAGTAATATCAACAAGTTTCGCATTGCATCGTTCGGCAATGAACGCGTACTCCACAGAAATGGTTTCGCTTTACAAACCGTTTCTCTTCCAGAATGTTTACTGTCTTTCGCTAACTTCCTGAAATCCACAAGTGCCACAATCAAAAACGCAACATCAAAACCTGTAAAAATATTGCTCATAGGACACAACGCAAACGCATTTGACACACCATTGCTCATACGAAGCATCGCCAAGTATACAGAAACGGAACCCAAATTCAAAGAACTGGACTTGCTATTCGCGGACAGTTTAGTCTTGATCAGGCATCTTCTAAAGGAAAACAACCAGTTGCTCCGTAAAACAGATGGATCGATTCCAAAAGTAAACCTGCGAGATATCTACAAGTGTCTATTTCAGAGCGAATTTGATAATTCCCATCAAGGCTTAGCCGATGTCATGGCTTTAGACAAAGTGTTGTTTCAGTCAAAACTCGAATTGACAACAGAACAAATCGTGAACAAcagtaacacgatgattctgtcAACAGTCCAGGAAGATGTCCAGTATCTTGACAAAGCCCACGAAAGACTTCTCACGTTCAACAACAGGCTCTACGACGACTCTGATAATTCAATCATCAAGAAAAGTCTTGCTAAAAAACTTGCAGACTCTGGTTTGTCATTTTCTGACTTGAGGAAACTGTATTCGTCGACTGGACCACGAGGTGTCGCTGCTCTGCTGGCAAATCCGCCTTCGACATCCAAAGGAAAATCGCCACGAGGTACCAAGTGCTGCATAACATTGCAGAAGATAATCAACTTCCTCAAGACATTAACTTGA
- the LOC137999699 gene encoding uncharacterized protein, producing MTRHIVLVCLFLGFSAGAESSNTTGVSTVAATQADRPNASVWDQIKKLLGNQTFLYGVCFGSGLMLVVVLVLLACFRCCARKISKKKKALREDVTFNEYGMSARSKPIDYGGTGKGAEPRRDDMEGNQAQVEDDYLVPVEIQNEIQPGTTSGRENSAERREGHAIYNNQDKERLVPSNTATLERDAADADVAMDLDEDNDDREYSTPFDKEMGKVPIDVQKYHYHQLDRMYENCIQGRVYMNLTANNNKGDKQGGSETDAKDRDLEECPSSPNYINVE from the exons ATGACAAGACACATCGTTTTGGTTTGTCTCTTTCTGGGGTTCTCAGCGGGCGCTGAAAGCAGCAACACCACAG GAGTAAGCACTGTGGCGGCTACACAAGCGGACCGACCAAATGCGTCCGTGTGGGACCAAATCAAAAAGCTTCTCGGTAACCAGACCTTCCTGTACGGTGTGTGCTTTGGATCCGGTTTGATGCTTGTTGTAGTCTTGGTACTTTTAGCCTGCTTTAGATGCTGCGCGAGAAAGATAAGTAAGAAGAAAAAGGCCTTACGAGAAGATGTCACATTCAACGAATATGGAATGTCGGCGAGAAGTAAGCCAATAGATTATGGTGGAACAGGGAAAGGTGCGGAACCACGTAGGGATGACATGGAAGGCAATCAGGCTCAAGTCGAAGACGATTACCTCGTACCAGTTGAAATACAGAATGAAATCCAACCTGGGACGACAAGTGGACGTGAAAACAGCGCGGAGCGAAGAGAAGGTCACGCTATTTACAACAATCAAGACAAAGAAAGACTTGTACCTTCTAATACGGCCACGCTTGAACGTGATGCCGCCGACGCCGACGTTGCGATGGATTTAGATGAAGACAATGACGATAGAGAATATTCAACACCATTTGATAAGGAAATGGGAAAAGTTCCCATTGATGTGCAAAAGTATCATTATCATCAACTGGACAGGATGTACGAAAACTGCATTCAAGGCAGAGTTTACATGAATCTCACTGCCAACAATAACAAAGGAGACAAACAGGGGGGTTCGGAAACTGACGCAAAAGACAGAGACTTAGAAGAATGTCCCTCATCACCCAATTACATTAATGTCGAATAA